In Candidatus Thorarchaeota archaeon, a single genomic region encodes these proteins:
- a CDS encoding ornithine carbamoyltransferase, giving the protein MVKTDTFRGKDFLTLLDYSKEEIETLLDVALDLKRRYALGEPHRLLSDKSLFMIFYNSSLRTRNSFEAGMTQLGGHAHFLDTDKIYAPAMEGDEKAYSTERVSDVARVLSRMGDGIAIRCYGDPVGWNYGKANKMLENFAYWSDKPIINMEDDIYHPCQGLADVLTVKEKFGTFEDMRFVMSWAYSPSVHKPLAVPQSAVIAATKMGMDTVLAHPKGMELDDKVIKECEVMSEENDSSFEIMYDMEEAFEGADVVYPKAWTCKEYIPPFNDKVELDKSQKVFDKNKHWICDEDMMEIAGPNAKYMHCLPADRGFEVSNSVIDGPQSVVFDQAENRLHGQKAVMALTMR; this is encoded by the coding sequence TTGGTTAAGACAGATACTTTTCGAGGTAAGGACTTTCTAACTCTACTTGATTACTCAAAAGAGGAAATTGAAACCCTATTGGATGTAGCACTTGACTTGAAGCGCAGGTATGCCTTGGGCGAACCGCATAGGCTACTCAGTGACAAGAGCCTCTTCATGATTTTCTATAACAGCAGCCTACGGACCAGAAACTCCTTCGAGGCTGGAATGACCCAGCTTGGCGGACATGCTCATTTTCTTGATACCGACAAAATCTATGCACCCGCAATGGAAGGAGATGAGAAGGCCTACTCTACTGAGCGAGTTTCCGATGTGGCTCGTGTGCTTTCACGGATGGGCGATGGCATTGCCATTCGATGTTATGGAGACCCAGTTGGCTGGAATTATGGGAAGGCAAACAAGATGTTAGAAAACTTCGCTTATTGGTCAGATAAGCCGATAATTAACATGGAAGATGACATCTACCATCCATGCCAAGGTCTGGCCGACGTGTTGACTGTGAAGGAAAAGTTTGGCACCTTTGAAGACATGCGATTTGTCATGAGCTGGGCCTACTCACCATCGGTTCACAAACCACTTGCCGTTCCCCAGAGCGCAGTTATAGCAGCGACAAAGATGGGAATGGATACAGTGCTTGCCCATCCGAAAGGGATGGAATTGGACGACAAGGTGATCAAAGAATGCGAGGTAATGTCGGAGGAGAATGATTCCAGCTTCGAAATCATGTATGACATGGAAGAGGCCTTTGAAGGTGCAGATGTTGTGTATCCGAAGGCTTGGACCTGCAAGGAGTACATCCCGCCATTCAATGATAAGGTCGAACTGGACAAATCGCAGAAAGTCTTCGACAAGAACAAGCACTGGATCTGCGATGAAGACATGATGGAGATTGCAGGACCCAATGCCAAGTACATGCATTGCCTACCTGCAGACAGGGGCTTTGAGGTTTCCAACTCGGTTATTGATGGTCCTCAGTCTGTTGTGTTTGACCAAGCTGAGAACAGGCTCCATGGTCAGAAGGCGGTTATGGCTCTCACTATGAGGTAG